A single region of the Ketogulonicigenium vulgare WSH-001 genome encodes:
- a CDS encoding ABC transporter permease, translated as MIQMILRRLLLLIPTLIGLTLLLFVISRLLPGDPVGLAAGPNASAELIARMRAEFGFDDPLWLRYWHYLTGLLSGDWGTSVFTRRPVFQDVLTYLPATLELVFSALLIAVVIGIPLGLLTAVYRNGPLDYFIRTLALGGVAMPRFFLGLLLQLAFVAWLGWLPLSGRFPFLEIPPQSVTGFYTIDALLAGDIRAFGIAVSHLILPATAMALSPLATIMRMMRASTIEVLGQDYILNARALGLSQRLIIGKYVLKNAMSATLTVIGLYVSWLLGGTVLVETVFDWPGLGLFATQAILTQDFMPVIGVTLVIAIIYLLTMLVVDILYGVLNPKVRL; from the coding sequence ATGATCCAGATGATCCTGCGCCGTCTGCTGCTGCTGATCCCGACGCTGATCGGGCTGACGCTGCTGCTGTTCGTCATCTCCCGGCTTTTGCCGGGGGACCCGGTCGGCCTTGCCGCGGGGCCCAATGCCTCGGCCGAGTTGATTGCCCGTATGCGGGCGGAATTCGGTTTTGATGACCCGCTGTGGCTGCGGTATTGGCATTATCTGACGGGGCTGCTTTCGGGCGACTGGGGCACATCCGTGTTCACCCGTCGTCCCGTTTTCCAAGATGTGCTGACATATCTGCCCGCCACGCTGGAACTGGTGTTCTCGGCGCTGCTGATCGCGGTGGTGATCGGCATCCCGCTGGGCCTGCTGACCGCCGTCTATCGCAACGGCCCGCTGGATTATTTTATCCGCACATTGGCCCTTGGCGGCGTTGCCATGCCGCGCTTTTTCCTCGGGCTGCTGCTGCAACTGGCGTTTGTCGCATGGCTGGGATGGCTGCCGCTATCGGGTCGCTTTCCCTTCCTTGAAATCCCGCCCCAGAGTGTCACCGGCTTTTACACGATTGACGCGCTGCTGGCGGGCGATATCCGCGCCTTTGGCATCGCGGTCAGCCATTTGATCCTGCCCGCAACCGCCATGGCGCTATCGCCGCTGGCGACCATCATGCGGATGATGCGCGCCTCGACGATCGAGGTTTTGGGGCAGGATTACATCCTGAACGCCCGCGCCCTTGGCCTGTCACAGCGACTGATCATCGGCAAATACGTGCTGAAAAACGCCATGAGCGCGACCCTCACCGTCATCGGCCTTTATGTCTCGTGGCTGCTGGGCGGCACGGTGCTGGTGGAAACCGTCTTTGACTGGCCCGGCCTTGGGCTGTTTGCGACCCAAGCCATCCTGACGCAAGACTTCATGCCGGTCATTGGCGTCACGCTGGTCATCGCCATCATTTACCTGCTGACAATGCTGGTGGTCGACATCCTTTACGGAGTCCTCAACCCCAAGGTGCGCCTATGA
- a CDS encoding ABC transporter substrate-binding protein encodes MTLTKRQLLKSLLGGVALTVLPLSAMAQARKIMVVASTVDIPNFDPHVATGYAPQWLFRNVYDPLVRVTGTPPVATPGLAASWEMSEDGMTYTFHLDPTARFTDGSAVTAADVVYSFQRLLRLGTGPAWMVAGILDGDSVVATDDATVTMNLLKPFAPLLSVLPWMFIVNAAVVEANLGTDDAQAYLLQNIAGSGAFTINRALPGELYELLRVENDWHQGGNIDAVFWRIVREAATTRMLLQRGEVHFALDLFTEDMEALEGVPGVVRIMEPDYRSFSIKMNTAHGPLMDKNLRKAISYAFNYQSMLDAAQPAALMVGPLPPGMFGANPDLEVYRQDMDKAREYLAASDYADGGFTLSIHYAAGYEQQRRWCLILLEALATLNIQLDIRPMVWPDVVAMARSPETVTDFFSIFQSSNYADPDNTAYAAYHSSRNGQWQNPTYSNPEVDRLIEEARAATTPEARAELYGQFQEVVVEDAPDIFGVLELRKFAMRDNVQGYEFCPVGATSPEIWPLSLA; translated from the coding sequence ATGACCCTTACAAAACGTCAGTTGCTGAAATCGCTGCTGGGCGGTGTGGCCCTCACGGTCCTGCCCCTTTCGGCGATGGCCCAAGCGCGCAAGATCATGGTTGTCGCCAGCACCGTCGACATCCCGAACTTTGACCCCCATGTCGCCACCGGCTATGCGCCGCAATGGCTGTTCCGCAATGTCTATGACCCGCTGGTGCGCGTCACCGGCACGCCGCCCGTCGCAACGCCCGGCCTGGCCGCTAGCTGGGAGATGTCCGAGGACGGGATGACCTATACATTCCACCTTGACCCCACCGCCCGCTTTACCGATGGCAGCGCTGTCACAGCGGCGGATGTGGTCTATTCGTTCCAGCGCCTGCTGCGCCTTGGCACCGGCCCCGCATGGATGGTCGCGGGCATTCTGGACGGCGACAGCGTTGTCGCAACCGACGATGCCACCGTCACCATGAACCTGCTGAAGCCCTTTGCGCCGCTGCTGTCGGTGCTGCCGTGGATGTTCATCGTGAACGCCGCCGTGGTCGAGGCGAACCTCGGCACCGATGATGCGCAGGCTTACCTTCTGCAAAACATCGCAGGCTCGGGCGCCTTCACCATCAACCGCGCCCTGCCGGGCGAGCTCTATGAACTGCTGCGCGTCGAAAACGACTGGCACCAAGGCGGCAATATCGACGCCGTCTTCTGGCGCATCGTGCGCGAGGCCGCGACCACCCGTATGCTGCTGCAACGCGGCGAGGTGCATTTCGCCCTCGATCTGTTCACCGAAGATATGGAAGCCCTCGAAGGCGTGCCGGGTGTCGTGCGCATCATGGAGCCCGACTACCGCAGCTTCTCGATCAAGATGAACACCGCGCATGGCCCGCTGATGGACAAAAACCTGCGCAAGGCGATTTCCTATGCCTTCAACTACCAGTCGATGCTGGATGCGGCCCAACCCGCCGCGCTGATGGTCGGCCCGCTGCCCCCCGGCATGTTCGGTGCGAACCCCGATCTGGAGGTCTACCGCCAAGATATGGACAAGGCCCGCGAATATCTGGCGGCGTCCGACTATGCCGACGGCGGCTTTACCCTGTCGATCCATTATGCCGCAGGATACGAGCAACAACGTCGCTGGTGCCTGATCCTGCTTGAGGCGCTGGCCACGCTGAATATCCAACTGGATATTCGCCCGATGGTCTGGCCCGATGTGGTCGCCATGGCGCGCTCGCCCGAAACGGTTACGGATTTCTTCTCGATCTTCCAATCCTCGAACTATGCCGACCCCGATAACACGGCCTATGCCGCCTATCACTCGTCGCGCAACGGCCAATGGCAGAACCCGACCTATTCCAACCCCGAGGTCGACCGCCTGATCGAGGAAGCCCGCGCCGCAACGACACCCGAGGCCCGCGCCGAACTCTACGGCCAGTTCCAAGAGGTTGTGGTCGAGGATGCTCCCGATATCTTCGGCGTGCTCGAGCTGCGCAAATTCGCCATGCGCGACAATGTGCAGGGCTATGAATTCTGCCCGGTGGGCGCAACCTCGCCGGAAATCTGGCCGCTCTCGCTGGCCTAA
- a CDS encoding hydantoinase B/oxoprolinase family protein, whose translation MQPKTTSFRAGIDIGGTFTDFILFDGAESAIRLHKCLTTPDDPSRGLLGGLAELVEAAGIAVADLEEIVHGTTLVTNAVIERKGAPIGMITTTGFRDVLEIGTEQRYDIYDLHLTFPDPLVARAHRLEVPGRLGADGGEITPLDEAAVITAVDRLAEARVEAIAVCLMNAYANPAHERRVRDLIAARHPDISVSISSEVVAEISEYQRFVTACANAYVQPLMDRYLRKVQAALDSLGFTGALRLMHSAGGLVSLDEARAFPIRLLESGPAGGALATAWFGKAAGEENVIAFDMGGTTAKACMIENGMAHIASYLEAGRVRRFKNGSGLPIKSPVVDMIEIGAGGGSIAAIDAVGLLQVGPHSAGAAPGPACYGQGGDKPTVTDASVALGYYDPNFFLGGRMTLDMDAANAALNSIAAPLNLSAVEAAWGIHQVVGENMASAARIHLVEKGKDPRAYAMIGFGGAGPAFAARVARILGVGEVIIPQASGAASAFGFLTAPLSFDLVKSAPTALAADFDTTAITSAFAALETDGRSKLAAAGVADSDVIIARTADMRLIGQVHEINVPIPAGTFGPATYAEILASFTAVYTARYTKIPEGAELEVLSYRVRASGPTPSLTIEQAGQQSSGKDALKGHRDCYFGEGFVKTAIYDRYLLTPGAEIAGPAIVEERESTAIIPPGDRFSVDAAGNLRIKIASAQTGMVIATPDMSLAEVKARIAADPISLEIMWSRLVTVAEEMWHTVIRTAYSLIISESQDFGCSILDAKGEILAHSSRVMPAFNFTLPIVVKALLERFPVDTLKPGDVLVTNDPWLCAGHLFDIAVATPIFHNGKVVAIVGSVGHVGDIGGTLNGMKAEQVYEEGLQIPPMKLVRAGVENEDLFTIMAENIRDAQQVLGDVRSLVAANETGGRRLVSLLQEYGLPDFEALAETVQSLSEKAMRAAITAIPDGVYAGKSTYNPLGTKMDIPITITVAGDTIEADYAGAPPEVPLGGINCTFSYARAQVVYPLKCMLTPNVRGNAGCLRPITVKAPKGSVMNCNKPAPVSLRTRTGWFVSPAIFRALAGAAPDRVVAHTGLPSLLTVHGKTPEGEVFYDHLLSGGGQGGSAGKDGKSSILWPTSAATSSIELLESRSPIVILEKSFVTDSGGPGRHRGGMASRIRITKRHDDGKQLTVFVSPEGVDIPVAGLYDGQSGMGTHGYKRNSSTGDVVQDIGTGGLMTLDSPAHLVELQMGGGSGYGDPMTRPIADVEADLRDERITPETAATVYGLGRR comes from the coding sequence ATGCAGCCTAAGACGACAAGCTTCCGCGCCGGGATCGACATTGGCGGAACTTTTACCGACTTCATCCTGTTCGATGGCGCAGAATCCGCCATTCGCCTGCACAAATGCCTGACGACGCCGGATGACCCCTCGCGCGGGCTGCTGGGGGGCCTCGCGGAACTGGTCGAGGCGGCGGGAATTGCGGTCGCGGATCTTGAGGAAATCGTCCACGGCACCACCCTTGTCACCAATGCCGTGATCGAGCGCAAAGGCGCGCCGATCGGTATGATCACCACCACCGGCTTTCGCGATGTGTTGGAAATCGGCACCGAACAGCGCTATGATATCTATGACCTGCACCTGACCTTCCCCGATCCGCTGGTCGCCCGCGCCCACCGCCTTGAGGTGCCCGGACGCCTTGGCGCGGATGGTGGCGAGATCACCCCCCTGGACGAGGCCGCCGTCATCACCGCCGTCGACCGTCTGGCCGAGGCCCGCGTCGAGGCCATCGCCGTCTGCCTGATGAACGCCTATGCCAACCCCGCGCATGAACGCCGCGTCCGCGATCTGATCGCCGCACGCCACCCCGATATTTCCGTCTCGATCTCGTCCGAAGTCGTGGCTGAAATCTCGGAATATCAACGCTTTGTCACCGCCTGCGCCAATGCCTATGTCCAGCCGCTGATGGATCGTTACCTGCGCAAAGTGCAGGCGGCGCTGGATAGCCTCGGCTTTACCGGCGCGCTGCGCCTGATGCATTCGGCAGGCGGACTTGTTTCGCTGGACGAGGCGCGGGCCTTCCCGATCCGCCTGTTGGAATCCGGTCCCGCAGGCGGCGCGCTGGCCACCGCGTGGTTCGGCAAGGCGGCGGGCGAGGAAAACGTCATCGCCTTTGACATGGGCGGCACCACCGCCAAGGCCTGCATGATCGAAAACGGCATGGCGCATATCGCCTCCTATCTCGAGGCGGGCCGCGTGCGCCGGTTCAAGAACGGCTCGGGCCTGCCGATCAAATCGCCAGTGGTGGATATGATCGAAATCGGCGCGGGCGGTGGCTCTATCGCCGCCATCGACGCCGTCGGCCTGCTGCAAGTGGGCCCTCATTCGGCAGGCGCGGCCCCCGGCCCCGCTTGCTACGGTCAGGGCGGCGACAAGCCGACGGTGACCGATGCCTCGGTCGCGCTTGGCTATTACGATCCGAACTTCTTCCTTGGCGGGCGCATGACGCTGGATATGGATGCGGCGAATGCGGCGCTGAACTCCATCGCCGCACCGCTGAACCTTTCGGCGGTCGAGGCCGCTTGGGGCATCCATCAGGTTGTTGGCGAGAATATGGCCAGCGCCGCCCGCATCCACCTTGTCGAGAAGGGCAAAGACCCGCGCGCCTATGCGATGATCGGCTTTGGCGGCGCAGGTCCCGCCTTTGCCGCCCGCGTCGCACGGATCTTGGGCGTGGGCGAGGTCATCATCCCGCAAGCCAGCGGTGCCGCATCGGCCTTTGGTTTCCTGACCGCGCCTTTGTCCTTTGACCTTGTGAAATCCGCGCCGACCGCGCTGGCTGCCGATTTCGACACAACCGCCATCACCAGCGCCTTTGCCGCGCTCGAGACTGACGGCCGCAGCAAGCTGGCCGCCGCAGGTGTCGCGGACAGCGATGTCATCATCGCCCGCACCGCCGATATGCGCCTGATCGGCCAAGTGCACGAGATCAACGTGCCAATCCCCGCAGGCACCTTCGGCCCCGCGACCTATGCCGAAATTCTGGCCAGCTTCACCGCTGTCTATACCGCGCGCTATACCAAAATTCCCGAAGGCGCGGAACTCGAGGTGCTGTCCTATCGCGTCCGTGCAAGCGGCCCGACGCCGAGCCTGACCATTGAACAGGCGGGCCAGCAGTCCAGCGGCAAAGACGCCCTAAAGGGCCACCGCGACTGCTATTTCGGCGAAGGTTTCGTCAAAACCGCCATCTATGACCGCTATCTGCTGACCCCCGGCGCTGAGATCGCCGGCCCCGCCATTGTCGAAGAGCGCGAGTCGACCGCCATCATCCCGCCCGGCGACCGTTTCAGCGTCGATGCCGCAGGCAATCTGCGCATCAAAATCGCCAGCGCCCAAACGGGCATGGTCATCGCCACCCCCGATATGTCGCTGGCCGAGGTCAAGGCCCGCATTGCCGCCGATCCCATCTCGCTCGAGATCATGTGGAGCCGCCTTGTCACCGTGGCCGAGGAAATGTGGCATACGGTGATCCGCACCGCCTATTCGCTGATCATCTCGGAATCGCAGGATTTCGGCTGCTCGATCCTGGACGCCAAGGGCGAGATCCTCGCCCATTCGTCCCGTGTCATGCCCGCGTTCAACTTTACCCTGCCCATCGTGGTCAAGGCACTGCTGGAACGCTTCCCAGTCGATACGCTGAAACCGGGCGATGTGCTGGTGACGAATGACCCGTGGCTGTGTGCTGGCCACCTGTTCGATATCGCAGTGGCGACGCCGATTTTCCACAATGGCAAAGTCGTCGCCATCGTGGGCTCGGTCGGTCACGTCGGCGATATCGGCGGCACGCTAAACGGCATGAAGGCCGAACAGGTTTACGAGGAAGGCCTGCAGATCCCACCGATGAAGCTGGTGCGCGCAGGCGTCGAGAACGAAGACCTGTTCACCATCATGGCCGAGAATATCCGCGACGCGCAGCAGGTGCTGGGCGATGTGCGATCCTTGGTGGCGGCGAATGAAACCGGCGGGCGCCGCCTTGTCTCGCTGTTGCAAGAATACGGCCTGCCCGATTTCGAGGCCTTGGCCGAAACCGTGCAAAGCCTGTCGGAAAAGGCCATGCGCGCCGCCATCACCGCCATCCCCGATGGCGTCTACGCGGGCAAAAGCACCTATAATCCGCTGGGCACCAAGATGGATATCCCGATCACCATTACGGTTGCGGGCGACACGATCGAGGCGGATTACGCCGGCGCCCCGCCTGAGGTGCCCCTTGGCGGCATCAACTGCACCTTCAGCTACGCCCGCGCCCAAGTGGTCTATCCGCTGAAATGTATGCTGACGCCGAATGTGCGCGGCAATGCGGGCTGCCTGCGCCCCATTACCGTGAAAGCGCCCAAAGGCTCGGTAATGAATTGCAACAAACCCGCGCCGGTTTCCTTGCGCACCCGCACCGGCTGGTTCGTCAGCCCCGCGATCTTCCGCGCGCTTGCAGGTGCCGCGCCCGACCGCGTGGTCGCCCATACCGGCCTGCCGAGCCTTTTGACCGTTCACGGCAAAACCCCCGAGGGCGAGGTCTTTTATGACCACCTGCTGTCGGGCGGCGGTCAGGGCGGCAGCGCGGGCAAAGACGGCAAATCCTCGATCCTGTGGCCGACCTCGGCGGCAACCTCGTCGATTGAACTGTTGGAAAGCCGCTCGCCCATCGTGATCCTTGAAAAAAGCTTTGTGACGGATTCGGGCGGCCCCGGTCGCCATCGCGGCGGCATGGCCTCGCGTATCCGCATCACCAAGCGCCATGACGACGGCAAGCAGTTGACAGTCTTCGTCTCGCCCGAGGGCGTCGATATCCCCGTCGCGGGCCTTTATGACGGCCAAAGCGGCATGGGCACGCATGGCTATAAACGCAACAGCAGCACCGGTGATGTGGTGCAAGATATCGGCACCGGCGGCCTCATGACGCTGGATAGCCCCGCCCATCTGGTCGAGCTGCAAATGGGCGGCGGATCGGGCTATGGCGACCCCATGACCCGCCCGATTGCGGATGTCGAGGCTGACCTGCGCGATGAACGCATCACGCCGGAAACCGCCGCCACCGTCTATGGCCTTGGCCGCCGCTAG
- a CDS encoding IclR family transcriptional regulator → MSALDNGIAILDCFSFEEHALSQARIGQITGLPKASLSRAMKTLRESGILAYDESTRLYRPSQRLFQLGQIYRIHLSFLDTVQKLLSRACETCGHTGYITVFDGYHMSVLWVARGSSPLAIASTPAARAWAFATSNGRAMLALMPGDEWLKRVPNPLPFVTPTAPQDMADLAQRIADVRATGRSMSVNNSYEGVSSQAVAVRDTDSREVIGIVISYPTNLATEALKAQIGALLDDLRADLARAVE, encoded by the coding sequence ATGAGCGCACTTGATAATGGAATCGCCATTCTGGATTGTTTTTCGTTCGAAGAGCATGCGCTGAGCCAGGCGCGCATCGGCCAGATCACCGGATTGCCAAAAGCCAGCCTGTCGCGGGCGATGAAAACTTTGCGTGAAAGCGGCATTTTGGCCTATGACGAATCAACCCGCCTGTACCGGCCCAGCCAGCGGCTGTTTCAACTGGGGCAGATCTATCGCATCCATCTGAGCTTTCTGGATACGGTGCAAAAACTGCTAAGCCGCGCCTGCGAGACTTGCGGCCATACCGGTTATATTACAGTGTTTGACGGCTATCACATGTCTGTTCTGTGGGTGGCGCGGGGCTCGTCACCGCTGGCGATCGCCTCGACCCCCGCAGCGCGGGCCTGGGCGTTTGCCACCTCGAACGGGCGGGCGATGCTGGCGCTGATGCCGGGGGATGAATGGCTGAAACGCGTGCCGAACCCGCTGCCTTTTGTGACGCCCACCGCACCGCAGGATATGGCGGATCTGGCGCAGCGTATCGCAGATGTGCGGGCCACGGGGCGGTCGATGTCGGTGAACAATTCCTATGAGGGCGTGTCCTCGCAGGCGGTTGCGGTGCGCGATACCGACAGCCGCGAGGTGATCGGGATCGTTATTTCCTATCCGACAAATCTGGCGACCGAGGCGCTGAAAGCCCAGATCGGCGCGTTGCTGGACGATCTGCGTGCGGATCTGGCCCGCGCGGTGGAATAG
- a CDS encoding DUF1007 family protein: MLRCYLITLSLCAPLAAGAHPHEFIDTSLVLHFDAAGQIATVDVRWVWDDFTSMLMLADQGMDPDADGALTAAEADAMAARLSLWPDDFLGDLYFTADGQPVSLQSPQDVAIDYQDGRLIMSYWRALAVPLQPDAGVITVQAYDPTYYAFYDLAGPPELQGRADCDVAVAQADLNAAQQLYDQLLSELTEEDIADFGMYPEVGGAFADMVNVTCAPLQ; this comes from the coding sequence ATGTTGCGATGTTATCTCATAACTCTTTCCCTGTGTGCGCCGCTGGCTGCTGGCGCGCATCCGCATGAATTCATTGATACATCCTTGGTGCTGCATTTCGATGCGGCGGGTCAGATCGCCACAGTGGATGTGCGATGGGTGTGGGATGATTTCACCTCGATGTTGATGCTGGCCGATCAGGGCATGGACCCCGATGCCGATGGCGCACTGACCGCCGCCGAGGCGGATGCGATGGCGGCGCGGCTGAGCCTTTGGCCGGATGATTTCTTGGGCGATCTTTATTTTACCGCGGATGGGCAGCCGGTTAGCCTGCAAAGCCCGCAAGATGTGGCGATTGATTATCAGGACGGGCGGCTGATCATGTCGTATTGGCGGGCGCTGGCGGTGCCGTTGCAACCTGATGCGGGGGTAATCACCGTGCAGGCCTATGATCCGACCTATTATGCCTTTTACGATCTGGCGGGGCCGCCCGAGTTGCAAGGTCGCGCGGATTGCGATGTGGCGGTGGCGCAGGCCGATTTGAACGCGGCGCAGCAGCTTTATGATCAGCTTTTGTCGGAATTGACCGAGGAAGATATCGCGGACTTTGGCATGTATCCCGAGGTTGGCGGCGCTTTTGCAGATATGGTGAATGTGACATGCGCGCCCTTGCAGTAA
- a CDS encoding nickel/cobalt transporter has translation MRALAVSVSILAVIALSVALALGLPDVIARQAVGMQREAQDALAGALRALRSGQSGAVIGFLTLCFMHGFLHAIGPGHGKAVIAAYGAASGAGVRWMAGLAALSSLGQALVAIALVYGAVWLLDGARDRIEELAAYIEPFSFALVAGLGLMLVWRGLRRLRPAKVAHHHHHHDHDCSCGHSHAPDPQALAAAKDWREVAVLVLGSRCGPARARCFC, from the coding sequence ATGCGCGCCCTTGCAGTAAGTGTTTCAATTCTGGCGGTTATCGCCCTGTCGGTGGCGCTGGCCCTGGGGCTGCCCGATGTCATCGCGCGGCAGGCCGTCGGCATGCAGCGTGAGGCGCAAGATGCGCTGGCAGGCGCGCTGCGCGCCCTGCGCAGCGGTCAGTCGGGGGCGGTGATCGGGTTTTTGACGCTGTGTTTCATGCATGGTTTCTTGCACGCGATCGGGCCGGGCCATGGCAAAGCGGTCATTGCTGCCTATGGGGCGGCCTCGGGTGCGGGTGTGCGCTGGATGGCGGGGCTGGCCGCGCTGTCGAGCCTCGGCCAAGCGCTGGTTGCGATTGCGCTGGTCTATGGGGCGGTCTGGCTGCTGGACGGCGCGCGCGACCGCATCGAGGAGTTGGCCGCCTATATCGAGCCCTTTTCATTCGCGCTGGTGGCCGGCTTGGGTCTGATGCTGGTCTGGCGCGGGCTGCGGCGCCTGCGGCCCGCAAAGGTCGCGCATCACCATCACCATCACGATCATGATTGCAGTTGCGGGCACAGCCATGCGCCCGACCCGCAGGCGCTGGCGGCGGCGAAGGATTGGCGCGAGGTGGCCGTGCTGGTGCTGGGGTCGCGCTGCGGCCCTGCACGAGCGCGCTGTTTTTGCTGA
- a CDS encoding M20 aminoacylase family protein — translation MPLLNSTAANLAEVTGWRHDFHAHPEILYEVHRTAARVAELLTSFGIDEVATGLGRTGVVGIIHGNRPGKMIALRAEMDALPMPEETGLPHASTIPGAMHACGHDGHSAMLLGAAKHLAETRDFAGSVALIFQPAEEGGKGALAMAEDGLFDRWPISACYAMHNMPGLPLGTFASVAGGIMASADKFNMTLKATGGHAAWPHTTPDPIVCAGQIIGAVQTIVSREANPLLASVISITQVHGGSAHNVIPAEVTLAGTLRALDPGLRQRNAARLEQIAKGIAATMGVEAQVEVQFGSGVVMNDPRELALCMDVARDLMGPDMVDAHMVPLMGGDDFCFLAERRPSCYVFVGNGESAGLHTTKYDFNDDLIPIGISYWINLVQRATAS, via the coding sequence ATGCCGCTTTTGAACAGCACCGCCGCGAACCTTGCCGAAGTGACCGGCTGGCGGCATGACTTCCACGCCCATCCTGAAATCCTATACGAGGTGCACCGCACGGCCGCCCGCGTCGCCGAGCTACTGACCAGCTTTGGCATCGACGAGGTCGCCACCGGCCTTGGCCGCACCGGCGTTGTCGGCATTATCCACGGCAACCGCCCCGGCAAAATGATCGCGCTGCGCGCCGAAATGGACGCCCTGCCGATGCCCGAGGAAACCGGCCTGCCCCATGCCTCGACCATTCCCGGCGCGATGCATGCCTGCGGCCATGACGGCCACAGCGCCATGCTGCTCGGCGCCGCGAAACACCTGGCCGAGACGCGCGATTTCGCGGGTTCGGTCGCCCTCATCTTTCAACCGGCTGAAGAGGGCGGCAAAGGCGCGCTGGCGATGGCCGAGGATGGCCTGTTCGACCGCTGGCCGATCAGCGCCTGTTATGCGATGCACAATATGCCGGGCCTGCCCCTTGGCACATTCGCAAGCGTGGCGGGCGGGATCATGGCATCCGCCGATAAATTCAACATGACCCTTAAGGCCACCGGCGGCCATGCCGCTTGGCCCCATACAACCCCAGATCCCATTGTCTGCGCAGGACAAATCATCGGCGCGGTGCAGACCATCGTCTCGCGCGAGGCGAACCCGCTCTTGGCCTCGGTCATCTCGATCACGCAGGTGCATGGCGGCAGCGCGCATAACGTCATCCCGGCCGAAGTGACGCTGGCGGGCACCCTCCGCGCCCTCGACCCCGGTTTGCGCCAAAGAAACGCGGCGCGGCTCGAGCAGATTGCAAAAGGCATCGCCGCGACGATGGGCGTTGAGGCACAGGTCGAGGTGCAATTTGGCAGTGGCGTTGTGATGAATGACCCGCGCGAGCTTGCCCTGTGCATGGATGTCGCGCGCGATCTGATGGGGCCGGATATGGTCGATGCGCATATGGTGCCCCTGATGGGCGGCGATGATTTTTGTTTCCTCGCCGAGCGTCGCCCCAGCTGCTATGTCTTTGTCGGGAATGGCGAAAGCGCCGGGCTGCACACCACGAAATACGATTTCAACGATGATCTGATCCCGATCGGCATCAGCTATTGGATCAACCTCGTCCAGCGCGCGACCGCCAGCTAA